From the genome of Nicotiana sylvestris chromosome 2, ASM39365v2, whole genome shotgun sequence, one region includes:
- the LOC138886099 gene encoding uncharacterized protein: MWALKKLNLDRAEAANLRMTQLNEMEEFCLHAYESAAVYKERMKFVHDKKILKREFNSGDLVLLFNLKLKFYPGKFKSKWSGPFKVMSVSPYGAIELASQDGTRTFKVNGQRV, encoded by the coding sequence ATGTGGGCATtgaagaagttgaatcttgaccGTGCCGAAGCTGCCAACCTGAGAATGACACAACTCAATGAGATGGAAGAATTCTGTCTCCATGCCTATGAGAGTGCAGCCGTGTATAAGGAGAGAATGAAGTTTGTCCATGACAAGAAGATTTTGAAGCGGGAATTCAATTCCGGTGACTTGGTCTTACTCTTTAACTTAAAACTCAAGTTTTATCCAGGCAAATTCAAATCCAAATGGTCTGGCCCGTTCAAAGTTATGAGTGTATCCCCCTATGGTGCTATTGAATTGGCGTCGCAGGATGGAACTCGAACATTCAAAGTGAATGGTCAACGAGTCTAG